The Magnolia sinica isolate HGM2019 chromosome 10, MsV1, whole genome shotgun sequence genome includes a window with the following:
- the LOC131217577 gene encoding FCS-Like Zinc finger 13-like, with protein sequence MSEKTREKRPSITLSSLFTTFPDSLSFSEKSPKCHCDSKKSPRNFDAGVVGLGIVAAMSDGGGGGSSHDAFPARIAAHSPRSVPIPIAAAARSGRRVLAAAEVEETEELSESYTCVISRVGSELTRKREYFERAEAVDGTGCNYLGNSGVFVTSPPVMMADFLNACYLCRKKLHGRDIFMYRGEKAFCSVECRCQQILSDEYKEKCRSGAMNPFDCSVSPCSAPRLFTAGVAAA encoded by the exons ATGTCCGAAAAAACCAGAGAAAAACGGCCATCCATCACCCTCTCATCCCTCTTCACCACATTCCCGGACTCCCTCTCCTTCTCCGAAAAATCCCCAAAATGTCACTGCGATTCCAAGAAATCGCCCCGGAACTTCGATGCCGGGGTCGTGGGCCTCGGGATCGTCGCCGCCATGAGTGACGGCGGCGGCGGCGGCAGTTCCCACGACGCGTTTCCCGCAAGGATCGCCGCCCACTCGCCGCGATCGGTCCCAATACCGATCGCGGCAGCTGCGAGGTCCGGGAGGCGCGTGCTGGCGGCCGCCGAGGTTGAGGAGACGGAGGAGCTCTCGGAGAGCTACACGTGCGTGATCTCGCGCGTGGGGAGCGAGTTGACCCGCAAGCGCGAGTATTTTGAGAGGGCGGAGGCCGTGGATGGCACGGGCTGCAATTATCTGGGAAATTCGGGGGTGTTTGTCACGTCGCCGCCGGTGATGATGGCGGATTTCTTGAATGCTTGCTATCTGTGTAGGAAGAAGCTTCACGGGCGTGATATTTTCATGTACAG AGGAGAGAAAGCCTTCTGTAGTGTGGAGTGCAGATGCCAGCAAATTCTAAGCGATGAATACAAAGAAAAATGTCGGTCTGGAGCTATGAACCCTTTCGATTGCTCTGTTTCGCCCTGCTCAGCTCCAAGGCTTTTCACTGCTGGTGTTGCAGCAGCTTAA